A window of Solea solea chromosome 18, fSolSol10.1, whole genome shotgun sequence contains these coding sequences:
- the LOC131445038 gene encoding guanine nucleotide-binding protein G(I)/G(S)/G(O) subunit gamma-2 has translation MASNNTASIAQARKLVEQLKMEANIDRIKVSKAAADLMSYCEAHAKEDPLLSPVPASENPFREKKFFCAIL, from the exons ATGGCGAGCAATAACACAGCCAGTATTGCACAAGCCAGGAAGCTGGTGGAGCAGCTGAAGATGGAGGCCAACATTGACAGGATAAAG GTGTCAAAAGCAGCAGCGGACTTAATGTCATACTGCGAAGCTCATGCCAAAGAGGACCCTCTGCTATCGCCGGTCCCAGCGTCAGAGAACCCGTTCAGGGAGAAGAAGTTCTTCTGTGCCATTCTGTAA